A genomic stretch from Saccharomyces paradoxus chromosome XVI, complete sequence includes:
- the NOP4 gene encoding mRNA-binding ribosome biosynthesis protein NOP4 (Nucleolar protein~similar to YPL043W) — MEETIENVEVSTSNVSKQNDDGLDMKTLFVRSIPQDVTDEQLADFFSNFAPIKHAVVVKDTNKRSRGFGFVSFAVEDDTKEALAKARKTKFNGHTLRVDVAKRRDRSKKTSEGVEKSTPESSEKITGQKNENENDADDEDSMLKGKPKLIIRNMPWSCRDPAKLKKIFGRYGTVVEATIPRKRDGKLCGFAFVTMKKISNCRIALESTKDLKIDGRKVAVDFAVQKNRWEDYKKAQPEVKDKDNNESENEEEEENDDEGEDGDQEEDRQIDEDSKKKEPTRTAQNKREDFSVFVRNVPYDATEESLAAHFSKFGSVKYALPVIDKSTGLAKGTAFVAFKDQYTYNECIKNAPAAGSTSLLIGDDVMPEYVYEGRVLSITPTLVREDAGRMAEKNAAKRKEALGKAPGEKDRRNLYLLNEGRVVEGSKMADLLTNTDMEIREKSYKLRVEQLKKNPSLHLSMTRLAIRNLPRAMNDKALKALARKAVVEFATEVKNKERHPLSKEEIIRSTKEKYKFMGPDEIEAQKKKDKKSGIVKQAKVIMEVKGSTAGRSRGYGFVEFRDHKNALMGLRWLNCHAVTTDEILEGLNDDEKKQVDNDLGKGRRLCVEFAIENSNVVKRRREQLKQARTKRARPDNEDAEDVGESENKKPKKEEGTTAINSDDKKMGDDIKRIIGFKRKRKHTKK; from the coding sequence ATGGAAGAAACAATAGAAAATGTTGAAGTATCTACGAGTAATGTCTCAAAACAAAATGACGACGGCTTAGACATGAAGACTTTGTTTGTAAGGTCTATTCCCCAGGATGTCACAGATGAACAGCTGGCcgatttcttttccaattttgcTCCGATCAAGCATGCGGTTGTTGTTAAGGACACCAACAAAAGATCTAGAGGCTTCGGGTTCGTTAGTTTTGCTGTAGAGGATGACACGAAAGAAGCGTTAGCTAAGGCCAGAAAGACTAAATTTAACGGACATACCTTAAGGGTAGACGTTGCCAAAAGAAGAGATcgttcaaagaaaacatcaGAAGGGGTTGAAAAAAGTACACCAGAGTCTTCTGAGAAAATAACAGGCCagaagaatgaaaatgagaatGACGCTGACGATGAAGACTCCATGTTAAAAGGTAAACCAAAGCTAATTATCAGAAATATGCCATGGAGTTGTCGTGACCCGGCCAAATTAAAAAAGATCTTTGGCAGATATGGTACCGTCGTGGAGGCTACTATTCCAAGGAAGCGTGACGGTAAATTGTGTGGATTTGCGTTTGTTactatgaaaaaaatcagtaATTGTAGAATTGCTTTGGAAAGCAccaaagatttgaaaattgatgGCAGAAAGGTGGCTGTCGATTTCGctgttcaaaaaaacagaTGGGAGGATTACAAAAAAGCCCAGCCAGAAGTCAAGGACAAAGACAATAATGAGtctgaaaatgaagaagaagaagaaaacgatGACGAGGGAGAAGATGGAGATCAAGAGGAGGATAGACAAATAGATgaagattcaaaaaaaaaagaaccaaCACGTACGGCGCAAAACAAAAGGGAAGACTTTTCCGTTTTTGTTCGTAACGTCCCTTATGATGCTACTGAAGAATCTTTGGCTGCACACTTCAGTAAGTTTGGTAGCGTTAAGTACGCATTACCTGTTATCGACAAGTCTACAGGATTGGCTAAAGGTACTGCCTTTGTAGCCTTCAAAGACCAATATACGTATAACGAGTGTATCAAGAATGCGCCTGCGGCTGGCTCTACTTCTTTGTTGATAGGTGACGATGTCATGCCTGAGTATGTATATGAAGGTCGTGTTCTATCCATTACCCCAACTTTAGTAAGAGAGGACGCTGGTAGAATGGCAGAAAAGAACGCcgccaaaagaaaagaagccCTAGGTAAAGCTCCAGGTGAGAAAGATAGACGTAATTTATATTTGCTGAATGAAGGTAGAGTTGTTGAAGGATCAAAGATGGCAGATTTGCTGACTAATACTGACATGGAGATCAGAGAAAAATCTTACAAGTTAAGAGTGGAGCAACTGAAAAAGAACCCTTCTCTGCATTTATCCATGACTAGATTGGCTATTAGAAATCTTCCTAGAGCGATGAATGATAAAGCATTAAAGGCGTTGGCTCGTAAAGCTGTTGTCGAATTTGCCACGGAAGTTAAAAACAAGGAAAGACATCCATTGAGTAAGGAGGAGATTATCAGATCcacgaaagaaaaatataagtTCATGGGTCCAGACGAGATTGAAgctcaaaaaaagaaagacaaaaaaagtggTATTGTAAAGCAAGCAAAGGTTATTATGGAAGTTAAAGGGTCGACTGCGGGAAGAAGTAGAGGGTACGGTTTTGTAGAATTCAGAGATCATAAAAACGCTCTGATGGGATTGAGGTGGTTGAATTGTCATGCTGTTACCactgatgaaattttagaGGGTTtgaatgatgatgaaaagaaacaggTAGACAATGACTTGGGCAAAGGGAGACGTTTGTGTGTTGAATTTGCGATTGAAAACTCTAACGTCGtgaagagaagaagagaacaaTTGAAGCAAGCAAGAACCAAGAGAGCAAGACCAGATAACGAAGATGCAGAAGATGTTGGAGAATCTGAGAATAAGAAgccaaagaaagaagaagggaCAACGGCCATCAACTCAGAcgacaaaaaaatgggtGATGATATAAAGAGGATAATTGGATTCAAACGTAAGAGAAAGCAcaccaaaaaataa
- the SSN3 gene encoding cyclin-dependent serine/threonine protein kinase SSN3 (Cyclin-dependent protein kinase~similar to YPL042C), with the protein MYNGKDRAQNSYQPMYQRPMQVQGQQQSQSFVGKKNTIGSVHGKAPMLMANNDVFTIGPYKARKDRMRVSVLEKYEVIGYIAAGTYGKVYKAKRQIGSGISSGINSANGSNMNGINAKIPQFDSAQPKSNSSMDLQATTNTLRRNLLKDEGITPGRIRTTRGDASPQYNSQKQTPTKKPLTAFYAIKKFKTEKDGVEQLHYTGISQSACREMALCRELHNKHLTTLVEIFLERKCVHMVYEYAEHDLLQIIHFHSHPEKRMIPPRMVRSIMWQLLDGVSYLHQNWVLHRDLKPANIMVTIDGCVKIGDLGLARKFHNMLQTLYTGDKVVVTIWYRAPELLLGARHYTPAVDLWSVGCIFAELIGLQPIFKGEEAKLDSKKTVPFQVNQLQRILEVLGTPDQKVWPYLEKYPEYDQITKFPKYRDNLATWYHSAGGRDKHALSLLYHLLNYDPIKRIDAFNALEHNYFTESDIPVSENVFEGLTYKYPARRIHTNDNDIMNLGSRTKSNTQASGITAGAAANALGGLGVNRRILAAAAAAAAAVSGNNASDEPSRKKNRR; encoded by the coding sequence ATGTATAATGGCAAGGATAGAGCACAAAACTCCTATCAGCCAATGTACCAAAGGCCTATGCAGGTACAAGGACAGCAGCAATCTCAATCGTTTGtgggaaagaaaaacacaATCGGAAGTGTGCACGGAAAAGCCCCGATGTTAATGGCCAATAATGATGTTTTTACCATTGGACCTTATaaggcaagaaaagatagaaTGCGGGTATCTGTATTAGAAAAATACGAAGTTATTGGCTACATTGCTGCGGGCACATATGGTAAAGTTTACAAAGCAAAAAGACAGATTGGTTCTGGTATTAGTTCTGGTATTAATTCAGCTAATGGCTCAAATATGAATGGTATCAATGCGAAAATTCCGCAGTTTGATAGCGCGCAACCAAAATCAAACTCTTCAATGGACCTGCAGGCGACTACAAACACGTTGAGAAGAAATTTGCTAAAGGATGAGGGAATAACTCCCGGAAGGATACGAACTACGAGAGGAGATGCATCTCCTCAATATAATTCTCAAAAACAAACTCCTACTAAGAAACCGTTAACAGCATTTTATGCCATTAAGAAGTTCAAAACAGAGAAAGACGGTGTTGAACAATTGCATTATACAGGTATCTCTCAGAGTGCCTGTAGGGAAATGGCATTATGTCGAGAATTGCATAATAAGCATTTAACAACATTGgtggaaatttttctggAAAGGAAATGTGTTCATATGGTATACGAATACGCGGAGCATGATCTGCTACAAATTATCCACTTCCATTCCCATCCCGAAAAAAGGATGATACCGCCAAGAATGGTTCGATCTATTATGTGGCAGCTTTTAGATGGTGTGTcttatcttcatcaaaattgGGTACTTCATCGTGATTTGAAACCTGCAAATATAATGGTGACCATAGATGGGTGCGTTAAAATTGGTGATCTAGGCCTGGCTAGGAAATTTCATAATATGCTGCAAACTCTTTATACCGGGGATAAGGTGGTTGTCACCATATGGTACCGTGCACCTGAGTTACTGTTGGGAGCACGGCACTATACTCCTGCAGTTGATTTATGGTCCGTTGGTTGTATTTTTGCAGAACTGATTGGGTTGCAGCCCATATTTAAAGGTGAAGAAGCTAAGCTAGACTCTAAAAAGACAGTTCCATTCCAAGTAAATCAATTACAAAGAATCTTGGAAGTTCTTGGAACTCCAGATCAAAAAGTTTGGCCTTATTTGGAGAAGTATCCAGAGTATGATCAAATCACGAAGTTTCCGAAGTATAGGGATAATCTGGCTACATGGTATCACTCCGCGGGAGGAAGAGACAAGCATGCATTAAGCTTGCTTTACCACTTGTTAAATTATGATCCAATTAAAAGGATTGACGCATTTAATGCTTTGGAACATAATTATTTCACGGAAAGTGACATTCCTGTTAGTGAGAATGTGTTTGAAGGTCTAACTTATAAATACCCGGCAAGAAGAATTCACACAAACGATAATGACATCATGAATCTCGGATCAAGAACGAAAAGCAACACACAAGCGTCAGGAATCACCGCAGGTGCCGCTGCGAATGCCCTAGGTGGACTCGGTGTTAACCGTAGAATCCTAGCCGCCGCAGCAGCCGCGGCCGCTGCAGTGTCAGGAAATAATGCATCAGATGAGCCATCtcgaaagaaaaacagaaGATAG
- the MRX11 gene encoding Mrx11p (similar to YPL041C), producing MTVVKFFFRPFQLQTSSRFIFNRPLELVLKRPVQLTMLMGTRLGGPTQIRSISGNVDPVKRREDRLRRIFSKSRLLTRLNKNPKFSHYFNRLSEAGTVPTLTSFFILHELTAILPLFLLWWLLYNLDLSDDFKLPSFLNGLMESCHAAMEKFVGKRYQECLNKNKLILSGTIAYVTVKLLYPVRIFISIWGAPYFGKWLLLPFQKLKHLIKK from the coding sequence ATGACTGTGGtaaagtttttctttagGCCTTTTCAATTACAGACGAGCTCcagatttatttttaatagaCCTTTGGAGCTCGTGCTTAAGAGACCAGTGCAATTGACCATGTTGATGGGCACTAGACTTGGCGGACCAACCCAAATTAGATCCATATCTGGAAATGTGGATCCggtgaaaagaagggaGGACAGACTACGtagaatattttctaaatcaCGACTTTTGACAAGGTTAAACAAGAATCCTAAATTTTCACATTATTTCAACCGCCTCAGTGAGGCTGGTACGGTCCCAACACTTACAtcattcttcatcttgCATGAGCTAACAGCTATACTGCCACTATTTCTATTATGGTGGTTGCTTTATAACCTCGACCTCTCTGATGATTTTAAACTGCCTAGCTTCTTAAATGGGTTAATGGAGAGCTGTCATGCAGCTATGGAGAAATTTGTTGGTAAGAGATATCAGGAATGTCTCAACAAAAACAAGCTGATTTTATCTGGCACAATAGCATACGTTACAGTAAAATTACTATATCCGGTACGCATTTTCATTAGTATCTGGGGAGCCCCATATTTTGGGAAATGGCTGCTCCTTccctttcaaaaattaaagcACCTTATTAAGAAATag
- the ISM1 gene encoding isoleucine--tRNA ligase ISM1 (Mitochondrial isoleucyl-tRNA synthetase~similar to YPL040C): MKCARLQPQHIFSIINKRYLAKHAYQKTLNLPKTKFPSRSNLDITLRELIPKSSQLVYKEQLSDFFKEFSELNTTDEKLKFIKEKLFILHDGPPYANGDLHLGHALNKILKDIINRYQLSQGRYIFYKPGWDCHGLPIEIKALKDLSVQQIESISPLKIRSMALKHAQKAIKKQRETFKHFAILTDWETPYLTMNKDYEINQLNIFKEMFEKGLIKRQNKPVYWGTETRTALAEGELEYNENHKSIAAYVKFPLEKKSEIDLCKKLGITNNLPIYCLIWTSTPWTLFSNRAICFNQDFSYSLLRVNNELMVVETDSIDELGLPIDSFKTIKQFQGTQMHGLCYQNLLIDDNVSRPLLNGAHVTSGTGTGLVHTAPGHGQDDYLIGMQNGLEIYSPVDHQGRYELNELPQSVRTIMRDEKDPTQGRQVLDVETAKIILRKLSDLNLLYKSHEYTHSYPYDWRSKKPVIIRATPQWFADLHDVKNLALESIERVKFCPKRGYPRLSSFIKSRNEWCISRQRSWGIPILSFYKESEPDSILMNSETLGHAIEKIKQKGIDSWFNNKDNDMKEWLPEKYHEVAHEYCRSQDTMDVWFDSGSSWSVIKDFYEKSLRLTKLPSPLYQVCLEGSDQHRGWFQSSLLTKVASSNVPVPPYEEVITHGFTLDENGLKMSKSVGNTISAEAIIRGDGKLGLPALGVDGLRYLIAQSNFTTDIVAGPTVMKHVGEALKKIRLTFRYLLSNLQKSQDFNLLPVEQLRRVDQYTLYKINELLKTTREYYQNYNFSKVLITLQYHLNNELSAFYFDISKDTLYSDQISSLTRRQVQTTLFHILNAYRAILAPILPIVVQEVWNYVPEGWLQGKEHINISPIRGKWPLFHTNTDTITSFEEFELKILRQFQKEFRSWSQKEGVTKTTQSHVTVFTKHHLPFSSGELCDILQSSAVDILQIDSDHNSLPTIELGSGIYVQILIERSKKHDCPRCWKASSAEEDKLCDRCKEAVDHLVS, translated from the coding sequence ATGAAGTGCGCTAGGCTTCAGCCTCAACACATCTTTAGCATTATTAACAAGCGATATCTTGCCAAACATGCCTACCAAAAAACATTGAACTTGCCCAAGACCAAATTCCCTAGTAGATCAAATTTAGACATTACACTGAGGGAATTAATACCAAAATCTTCTCAGTTAGTTTATAAGGAGCAACTAagtgatttcttcaaagaattttcaGAGCTTAATACAACTGATGAGAAATTAAAATTCATCAAGGAAAAGTTATTCATCTTGCATGATGGACCACCCTATGCAAACGGCGACCTACATCTCGGCCATGCTCTGAATAAAATTCTGAAGGATATTATAAATAGATATCAACTTTCACAGGGAaggtatattttttataagcCTGGCTGGGATTGTCATGGATTGCCCATTGAGATTAAAGCATTGAAGGATTTGAGCGTGCAACAGATCGAATCAATATCGCCCTTAAAAATCAGGTCAATGGCGTTAAAACATGCACAGAAGGCAATTAAGAAGCAGAGGGAAACTTTCAAACATTTCGCTATTTTGACAGATTGGGAAACACCATACCTAACGATGAATAAAGACTATGAAATTAATCAActaaatatttttaaagaaatgtttgaaaaaggacTGATTAAGAGACAGAACAAACCAGTCTACTGGGGTACAGAAACTAGAACAGCTTTAGCAGAAGGGGAATTGGAGTATAATGAAAACCATAAATCCATTGCCGCCTATGTCAAATTTCCtcttgaaaagaaatctgAGATAGATCTGTGCAAAAAACTGGGAATAACAAACAACTTACCTATATACTGTTTGATTTGGACCAGTACTCCATGGACCCTATTTTCTAATCGAGCGATCTGTTTTAACCaagatttttcttattcCTTATTACGCGTAAACAATGAACTGATGGTTGTAGAGACAGACTCCATTGACGAATTGGGTCTGCCAATTGACTCATTCAAGACAATCAAACAATTCCAAGGAACTCAAATGCATGGGCTATGTTATCAAAACCTCTTAATAGACGATAATGTTAGCAGGCCCTTATTAAATGGTGCGCATGTTACCAGCGGTACAGGGACAGGATTGGTTCATACAGCGCCAGGACATGGACAAGATGACTATCTGATTGGTATGCAAAATGGGCTTGAAATTTATTCTCCCGTGGACCATCAGGGTCGTTACGAATTAAATGAACTTCCTCAGTCCGTCAGAACAATCATGAGAGATGAAAAGGACCCAACACAAGGTAGACAAGTATTGGATGTCGAAACCGCAAAAATCATTCTACGGAAGTTAAGTGACCTTAATCTACTCTATAAATCTCACGAATACACTCATTCCTATCCGTACGACTGGAGATCCAAGAAACCTGTCATAATAAGAGCCACCCCGCAATGGTTTGCAGATCTGCACGACGTAAAGAATTTGGCTCTGGAAAGTATCGAACGCGTCAAGTTTTGTCCCAAACGGGGCTATCCAAGGCTTTCATCCTTTATTAAAAGCAGAAATGAATGGTGTATATCTAGACAACGCTCATGGGGCATCCCTATACTAAGCTTTTACAAGGAGAGCGAACCGGATTctattttgatgaattctGAAACCTTGGGGCATGccatagaaaaaatcaaacaaaaaggaattGATTCATGGTTTAACAATAAAGATAATGACATGAAAGAATGGTTACCGGAAAAATATCACGAAGTGGCACATGAATACTGCCGTTCTCAAGATACCATGGATGTGTGGTTTGATAGTGGGTCGTCATGGAGTGTAATCAAAGACTTTTATGAAAAGAGCTTAAGACTGACAAAACTTCCATCCCCATTGTACCAAGTTTGTTTGGAAGGATCTGATCAACATAGAGGGTGGTTTCAAAGTTCACTGTTAACAAAAGTAGCATCAAGTAATGTACCTGTTCCACCATATGAGGAAGTGATTACTCATGGTTTTACCTTGGATGAAAATGGTCTGAAAATGTCAAAGTCTGTGGGAAATACAATTTCTGCCGAAGCAATAATTCGGGGTGACGGAAAATTAGGGTTACCAGCTTTAGGCGTTGACGGGTTGAGGTATCTGATAGCGCAATCGAATTTCACTACTGATATAGTTGCTGGTCCAACTGTGATGAAGCATGTGGGAGaagctttgaaaaaaattagattAACTTTTCGCTACTTATTGAGTAATTTACAGAAGTCCCAAGATTTCAACCTTTTGCCGGTGGAGCAATTACGCCGTGTTGATCAATATACCTTGTATAAGATAAATGAGCTGCTAAAAACGACAAGAGAGTACTACCAAAATTATAACTTTTCTAAGGTTCTTATTACTCTACAATATCACTTAAACAACGAGCTATCGGCgttttattttgatatttcaaagGACACTTTATATTCTGATCAGATATCGTCCTTGACAAGAAGGCAGGTCCAAACAACACTTTTCCATATACTAAATGCATACAGGGCAATTCTTGCGCCAATCTTGCCCATTGTGGTCCAAGAAGTATGGAATTACGTACCAGAAGGATGGTTACAAGGGAAAGaacatataaatattaGTCCGATACGTGGAAAGTGGCCACTTTTCCACACAAATACGGACACCATCACCTCCTTTGAAGAGTTTGaactgaaaattttaaggCAGTTTCAGAAAGAATTTAGGAGTTGGAGTCAAAAAGAAGGTGTCACCAAAACTACACAAAGCCACGTTACCGTTTTCACCAAGCATCACCTCCCATTCAGTTCTGGTGAACTTTGCGACATCTTGCAATCATCTGCTGTTGATATATTGCAGATAGACAGTGATCACAACAGTCTACCAACCATTGAATTGGGAAGTGGAATATATGTACAAATTTTGATTGAACGAAGCAAAAAACACGACTGCCCTAGATGCTGGAAAGCTAGCTCAGCAGAAGAGGATAAATTATGTGATAGATGTAAAGAAGCTGTCGATCATCTAGTGTCTTGA
- a CDS encoding uncharacterized protein (similar to YPL039W) — protein MLSEEYNLGSANNMTSAELSLRHQKMVLKKFMVAQVTKGIMQRYASLLVSMSSDDSSTITGTNHLKTAKFLEIILHRAKSSHLQFKKVCCIVIKFLDCCLKETNYMKFLKFNLHKLIVAAFILSVPNVVGDDRDRITTRNETYHFYSQITGLSLEEVINCCSIVRPVLIRRSRQQRRQMLSRRDQHSYFPRGTFMNSHSPASPFFSANRSADDLHVHTNAYPLRNHSDGEDHHRRWEHGEAHSMEADAGTYRHTTFIPDTPNVLHSRSLIECGIEPAQASDSSEWSGQSNGYVLGTELQEFNNIGKKLVQDSFRIV, from the coding sequence ATGCTGAGTGAGGAGTATAATTTAGGCAGTGCGAATAACATGACATCTGCTGAGTTGTCTTTGAGACACCAGAAAATGgtgttgaaaaagtttatgGTAGCACAAGTGACTAAGGGGATTATGCAGCGATATGCGAGTCTGTTAGTGAGCATGTCTAGTGATGATAGCAGTACGATTACTGGCACAAATCATTTGAAGACAGCCAAATTCTTAGAAATAATCCTTCACAGAGCCAAATCATCGCATTTACAGTTCAAAAAAGTCTGTTGTATTGTTATCAAGTTTCTAGACTGCTGCTTGAAGGAAACTAACTATatgaagtttttgaagttCAATTTGCACAAGCTAATTGTAGCCGCTTTCATATTAAGTGTACCAAATGTTGTAGGCGATGACCGCGATAGGATAACCACAAGAAATGAAACTTATCATTTCTATTCCCAAATAACAGGTTTGTCACTGGAAGAGGTGATAAATTGTTGTTCCATTGTGAGGCCCGTACTTATTCGGCGGAGTAGACAACAACGCAGGCAAATGTTGTCTCGGCGTGATCAGCATTCCTATTTCCCCAGAGGTACTTTTATGAATTCCCATTCACCAGCATCGCCTTTTTTCTCTGCGAATAGGTCAGCTGATGATCTGCATGTACATACAAATGCGTACCCACTTCGTAATCATTCCGATGGGGAAGACCATCACAGGCGGTGGGAGCATGGGGAAGCACACAGCATGGAGGCGGATGCCGGTACATATCGACATACCACGTTTATCCCGGATACACCAAATGTTTTGCATTCTAGATCATTGATTGAGTGCGGAATCGAACCCGCCCAGGCAAGTGACTCTAGTGAATGGTCGGGTCAAAGTAACGGATATGTTTTGGGAACAGAATTACAGGAGTTTAACAACATTGGTAAAAAGTTAGTTCAAGATTCTTTTAGGATAGTATAG
- the MET31 gene encoding Met31p (Zinc-finger DNA-binding transcription factor~similar to YPL038W), translating into MKPAQDMNVDEVFLKQAAEAIAVTSSSPTHTDPIIRELLHRIRQSSPLSAVIPAPEHVLNAGEPENMAVDLIRAPEIQTKRTGGSNHSKEGVQLYSCAKCQLKFSRSSDLRRHEKVHSLVLPHICSNCGKGFARKDALKRHSNTLTCQRNRKKLSEGSDVDVDELIKDAIKNGTGLL; encoded by the coding sequence ATGAAACCGGCGCAAGACATGAATGTAGATGAAGTATTTCTCAAACAGGCGGCAGAAGCTATAGCGGTAACCTCATCGAGTCCCACCCATACGGACCCCATAATACGGGAACTGCTACACAGAATTAGACAATCCAGCCCATTGAGTGCTGTTATACCAGCACCAGAACATGTTTTAAACGCTGGGGAGCCAGAAAATATGGCCGTAGACCTTATAAGAGCTCCAGAAAtacaaacaaaaaggaCGGGAGGTAGTAACCATAGCAAGGAAGGTGTACAGCTCTACAGCTGTGCGAAATGCCAGTTGAAATTCAGCAGAAGTTCTGATCTGAGGAGGCATGAAAAAGTGCATTCACTGGTACTGCCGCACATCTGTTCAAATTGTGGCAAAGGGTTTGCCAGGAAGGATGCTCTGAAAAGACATTCTAATACATTGACTTGTCAAAGAAACAGAAAGAAACTGAGTGAAGGTTCGGACGTTGACGTGGATGAGCTCATCAAGGATGCGATAAAGAATGGTACCGGCTTGTTGTAG
- the EGD1 gene encoding Egd1p (Subunit beta1 of the nascent polypeptide-associated complex (NAC)~similar to YPL037C): MPIDQEKLAKLQKLSANNKVGGTRRKLNKKAGSSAGANKDDTKLQSQLAKLHAVTIDNVAEANFFKDDGKVMHFNKVGVQVAAQHNTSVFYGLPQEKNLQDLFPGIISQLGPEAIQALSQLAAQMEKHEAKAPADAEKKDEAIPELVEGQTFDADVE; the protein is encoded by the coding sequence ATGCCAATTgaccaagaaaaattagCTAAGCTACAAAAGTTGTCTGCTAACAACAAAGTTGGTGGTACCAGAAGAAAGCTTAACAAGAAGGCAGGCTCTTCTGCCGGTGCCAACAAGGACGACACCAAGTTGCAAAGTCAATTAGCCAAGTTGCACGCTGTCACCATTGACAACGTTGCTGAAGCCAACTTTTTCAAGGACGACGGTAAGGTCATGCACTTTAACAAAGTCGGTGTCCAAGTTGCTGCTCAACACAACACTTCTGTATTCTACGGTCTACCACAGGAAAAGAACTTGCAAGACTTGTTCCCAGGTATCATCTCTCAATTGGGCCCTGAAGCTATCCAAGCTTTGTCCCAATTGGCCGCCCAAATGGAAAAGCACGAAGCCAAAGCTCCAGCCGACgctgaaaagaaggatgaAGCTATTCCAGAGTTAGTTGAGGGCCAAACTTTTGATGCTGACGTCgaataa